TCAGCTTACCTGCCTTGGCTGTCGCTTTAAGCACCGCATCCATGTCGACTTCGTAGGGCGGGCGTCGATTGATCAAACGGCCGGTGGGGTGAGCGATGCAATCGACGTGTGGATTTTCGATCGCACCGAGGATTCGATCTGTGATCTGATCGCGTGATTGTCGCTGCCCATAGTGGACGCTCGCGAGCACCCAATCGGCTTCGGCCAGGACGTCCTCGGGCAGGTCCATGTCGCCGGCTTCCAGGATGTCGCACTCGATGCCTTTGAGGATCATCAGTTGATCTTCGTATTCGGGGCGGATCTCATCGATCATGGCCCATTGTTCGCGGAGCCGTTCAGGATTGAGGCCCATCGCCATCGAAACACGTTGGCTATGGTCTGTGATCGCGATGTATTTCAAGCCCTTTTCAATCGCGGCATCCGCCATCTCACGGATGGTGTTTTGTCCGTCCGTCGCGGTCGTATGCATGTGCAAGTCACCGCGAACATCGGATGTTTCGATCAACTCTGGCAGAGCCCCGTTGTCGATGGCTTTGAATTCAAGCCGGTCTTCGCGGAGTTCCGGTGGGATCCATGGCAGTCCGATGGCTTCGTAGACGTCTTGTTCAGTCGCGCCGGCAACCTGTTGATCATCATCAAGCTTGAAGACACCGTACTCGTTGATCTTCAGCCCTTTGTCCTTAGCGATGCGCCGTGTGTGAATGTTGTGTGCTTGTGAACCGGTAAAGTATTGCAGTGCCGCACCGAATTGGTCTTCGTCGACACATCGCATGTCAACTTGAAAAGCTTTGCCGACTCGAATGGAGATCTTCGTTTCGCCTCGGCCGATCGTCTGTGACTTTTCTGGGTAGGCTTCGAGGTGGTCCATTGCGGCTGCCCGGTCATCGGCGACGA
The Stieleria sp. JC731 genome window above contains:
- the polX gene encoding DNA polymerase/3'-5' exonuclease PolX, with translation MDNTGIAAVFEELAELLEFKGENPFRIRAYKQGAKAIRDLDESLADIVSDPDRKLSDLSGIGKTLADKTKVLLETGSLPQLEKLREEIPDVMIQISRIPGLGAKKAATLQKELHIESLADLRKACEDGSVAKLKGFGKKTAESILEGLSIAEQAAERIYWSAGDDLARSIGKHMQSCKAIKKMEWAGSYRRGRETVGDLDLLVVADDRAAAMDHLEAYPEKSQTIGRGETKISIRVGKAFQVDMRCVDEDQFGAALQYFTGSQAHNIHTRRIAKDKGLKINEYGVFKLDDDQQVAGATEQDVYEAIGLPWIPPELREDRLEFKAIDNGALPELIETSDVRGDLHMHTTATDGQNTIREMADAAIEKGLKYIAITDHSQRVSMAMGLNPERLREQWAMIDEIRPEYEDQLMILKGIECDILEAGDMDLPEDVLAEADWVLASVHYGQRQSRDQITDRILGAIENPHVDCIAHPTGRLINRRPPYEVDMDAVLKATAKAGKLMELNANPARLDLNEIHLAAAKKLGIPIVISTDAHSIHGLDVMQYGIKQARRGGLTKADVANTKTFKQFQKLVK